Proteins encoded within one genomic window of Cellulomonas flavigena DSM 20109:
- the groL gene encoding chaperonin GroEL (60 kDa chaperone family; promotes refolding of misfolded polypeptides especially under stressful conditions; forms two stacked rings of heptamers to form a barrel-shaped 14mer; ends can be capped by GroES; misfolded proteins enter the barrel where they are refolded when GroES binds), which produces MAKIIAFDEEARRSMERGLNVLADTVKVTLGPKGRNVVLDKKWGAPTITNDGVSIAKEIELEEPFEKIGAELVKEVAKKTDDVAGDGTTTATVLAQALVREGLRNVAAGANPIALKKGIEKAVEAVTAQLLAQAKEIETKDEIAATAAISAGDPAIGELIAEALDKVGKEGVITVEESNALGLELELTEGMRFDKGFLSAYFVTDPERQEAVLEDAYVLLVESKVSNVKDLLPLLEKVIQAGKPLLIVAEDVESEALATLVVNRIRGIFKSIAVKAPGFGDRRKAMLQDMAVLTGGQVVSETVGLKLDSVGLEVLGTARKVVVTKDETTIVEGGGEADQIAGRVKQIRAEIDNSDSDYDREKLQERLAKLAGGVAVIKAGAATEVELKERKHRIEDAVRNAKAAVEEGIVAGGGVALIQAGAKAFEKLELEGDEATGANIVKYAIEAPLKQIAVNAGLEGGVVAERVRNLPAGQGLNAATGVYEDLLAAGVNDPVKVTRSALQNAASIAALFLTTEAVVADKPEKAAAPAGGGGEDFGGGF; this is translated from the coding sequence CCTCGCCGACACCGTCAAGGTCACCCTCGGCCCCAAGGGCCGCAACGTCGTGCTCGACAAGAAGTGGGGCGCGCCGACGATCACCAACGACGGCGTCTCCATCGCCAAGGAGATCGAGCTCGAGGAGCCGTTCGAGAAGATCGGCGCCGAGCTGGTCAAGGAGGTCGCGAAGAAGACGGACGACGTCGCCGGTGACGGCACGACGACCGCGACCGTCCTGGCCCAGGCGCTCGTGCGCGAGGGTCTGCGCAACGTGGCCGCCGGCGCCAACCCGATCGCCCTGAAGAAGGGCATCGAGAAGGCCGTCGAGGCCGTCACGGCCCAGCTCCTGGCCCAGGCCAAGGAGATCGAGACCAAGGACGAGATCGCCGCCACGGCCGCCATCTCCGCCGGCGACCCCGCGATCGGCGAGCTCATCGCCGAGGCCCTCGACAAGGTCGGCAAGGAGGGCGTCATCACGGTCGAGGAGTCCAACGCCCTCGGCCTGGAGCTCGAGCTCACGGAGGGCATGCGCTTCGACAAGGGCTTCCTGTCGGCGTACTTCGTGACCGACCCGGAGCGCCAGGAGGCGGTCCTCGAGGACGCGTACGTCCTGCTCGTCGAGTCCAAGGTCTCGAACGTCAAGGACCTGCTGCCGCTGCTGGAGAAGGTCATCCAGGCCGGCAAGCCGCTGCTCATCGTGGCCGAGGACGTCGAGTCCGAGGCGCTGGCGACGCTCGTCGTCAACCGCATCCGGGGCATCTTCAAGTCCATCGCCGTCAAGGCGCCGGGCTTCGGTGACCGCCGCAAGGCGATGCTGCAGGACATGGCCGTCCTCACCGGTGGCCAGGTCGTCTCCGAGACCGTCGGCCTCAAGCTCGACTCGGTCGGCCTCGAGGTGCTCGGCACCGCGCGCAAGGTCGTCGTGACGAAGGACGAGACCACGATCGTCGAGGGTGGCGGCGAGGCCGACCAGATCGCCGGCCGCGTCAAGCAGATCCGCGCCGAGATCGACAACTCCGACTCGGACTACGACCGCGAGAAGCTCCAGGAGCGCCTCGCCAAGCTCGCCGGCGGCGTCGCCGTCATCAAGGCGGGCGCGGCCACCGAGGTCGAGCTCAAGGAGCGCAAGCACCGCATCGAGGACGCCGTCCGCAACGCGAAGGCGGCCGTCGAGGAGGGCATCGTCGCCGGTGGTGGCGTCGCGCTCATCCAGGCCGGTGCCAAGGCGTTCGAGAAGCTCGAGCTCGAGGGCGACGAGGCGACCGGTGCCAACATCGTGAAGTACGCGATCGAGGCCCCGCTCAAGCAGATCGCCGTCAACGCCGGCCTCGAGGGCGGCGTCGTCGCGGAGCGCGTGCGCAACCTCCCCGCCGGTCAGGGCCTCAACGCCGCGACCGGTGTGTACGAGGACCTGCTGGCCGCGGGCGTCAACGACCCGGTCAAGGTCACGCGGTCCGCGCTGCAGAACGCGGCGTCGATCGCGGCGCTGTTCCTCACCACCGAGGCCGTCGTGGCCGACAAGCCGGAGAAGGCCGCTGCGCCCGCCGGTGGCGGTGGCGAGGACTTCGGCGGCGGCTTCTGA